The DNA sequence CAGATGTCCACATTAGTGAGAGGTTGACCAGTGTCCATGCTAGTGAGTGGTTGACCAGTTGTCCAGGCTGCCTCCTGACAGCTCCATCTCTTCCCTGAGGTGAAGGAAGAGGCATTTCTCTTCCTCATCAGAGTGCACACATGGGATCCTCCTTTGGTTCCTAGCAAAGTGCAGGACAGCTCAGTGAAGGACGTTTCTTGGCTCTGTGGCCACTTGTTGAAACCCCTTGGGACTCACAAGCTCAAAGCAACTCTTCActctgctcaggggcccaggggcagaGTCTGCTGCCCACAGGCAGGCCTGGGGTTGGGGTATGTCGTAGGTAGGTCCCCCACTGATCCCTCTCTGAGCTCCACACCCTTAGTCCCTATCCCCAAGGTCAAGACATCAAGGGGGGCAGCAGAGACGGTGTCGGGGGCTCAGGCCAACTTGGCTGATTCCAAGACGGCCAGGATCTGACGTCAGCTCCTTCCTTCACTGTCTTGTTTCGGGGGCCGTGGGTGGGaccacaccaggcggtgctcagggcttacatctggctctgtgctgaggggccactcccggtggggctcgaGTGACCCTAAGTGGTACCCGAGTAGgtagaaggcaagcacctgacccctgtcctagctctccagccccgacttccACTTCTTTATTAGAAAGTCAGTTTCACTATTACCCCCACCGCGACTTACACAAGGACCTGTTGACTGAAATAGAATTGGAAGAATCGAGGAACCATATTCCTTAGCTTCCCTCAGtcctttttattggggggggtcccacccagcgatgctcaggggttcctcctggctctgcactcaggaatcacttctggcggtgctcgggggaccctatgggatgctgggaattgaacccgggtcaatagtgagcaaggcaaatgccctacctgctatcgctccagcccctacctcagTCCTTTGATCTGGCTGGTTCTCCTGAGGAGGTCCAAGGGCGAGCAGAGGGATGGGAAGGCATTTCTGAAAGCCTCTAAGAGCTGTTTCATCTCTTCCAGGAGGTTATCCACAGAGGAAGCCACCAGATGGGCAGACTCCTTTGACGTCCTTCTCGCCCATAAGTGTAAGTAGCCACTTCATTCTTGATCAGTCTTCTGTGGAGCGAATGCCCCGCCGCCTTGGCCGAATCCTGCGTGCGGGTTCCAGACAGTTCCAGAAAGTTCCAGACAGTTCCAGACAGTTCTAGACAGTTCtagaaaatggaatttaaatGCAGTGGGAATTCTGTTTTCTGGGTGGCGAGTAGGGTCTCAGAAAGCCTTTGTATTCTCAATAGCTCTGGagagagattttttaattttatttctttgtttctttattttttaatttttttgggtcactcctggcggtgctcaggggttcctcctggctctgcactcaggaatccctcctggcggtgctcaggggaccctgggggatGCCAGgtttcaaacccgggtcaacctcaagcaaggcaactgccctccctgctgtcttatCTCAGTCCTCTTATTCCGGATCTTGACCCCAGCTCAGAGAGCCGGGGAGGGGGCCTGTATGAGCTCCCCCACCTGTAGATGGTCTCTTGTTTtgcctcttttttaatttttttgtaaatgtgATTTGCAAAATCACCGAGAGTTGAGCTTTCGACCCAATCTCTccacaccaatcctaccaccagtgtatCGATGGCATCCTCGGGGGTCCATCCAGGGGATCTGTGGCTTCCTCCAGTTCTTCCCCCCACGCCCCATCCTAGAAGCTGACTGACCAACACTTTTGATGCGACTTGACAATAAAACGCAGCAGGAAGAGGGAGTGCAGGAAACTGGTTGAAACCGGTGGTCCCTGAGGGATTCCTGAAACCCCTTCACACAGACAGGAAAATAATGTTGACCCAGCTCAGAGACCACCTGCTTCTTGGGAGCACCCGTGGTGACTTGGCCAAGTGAATGGCGCATGTAtgatgtatctctgtatcactgtcgtcccgttgctcatcgattggctcgagcgggcgccagtcacgtttccatggtgagacttgttgtgactgtgtttggcatctcgaatacgccacggggagcttgccaggctctgccatgcaggcgggatcctctcggtagcttgctgggctctccgagaggggtggaggaattgaacccaggttggccgcatgcaaggcaaacaccctccccactgtgctctcgctccagcccgtatGAGGAGGCAGCAGAATTGATGATAAAAATTATGCattcatgttctctctctctttttttttttttttttttttgctttttgggtcccacccggcgatgctcagggctgactcctggctctgcactcagggatcactcctggcagtgattgtggGACTCtatggggatgccggggatcgaacccgggttgactgtgtgccaggcaaataaatgccctcgcctctgtgctatcactccggcccacatGTGTGTTTCTGAGGCGACATTCTGACTTGGTTTCTGACtggatcttttaatttttttgtaggaggtggtttggggtcccacccagcgatgctcagggctgactcccggctctgcactcaggaatcactcctggcagtgctcgggggaccctaggggatgccggggatggaacccgggtcggccgcgtgccaggccagcaccctcccgcCTCTTGACTTGGTTCCTCGGTTTCTCTTTATTCTGTCAAAGTCACTCTCAAGTTCCACCTTCTTTCCTGGCTGGCTCGGATTCAAGGTCGCCCCGGAGTTGGGATTCTATTTCTGCCGGAGGACTGACACAGTTTATGTCCCCAAGGCGGTTTGCTCCGTCTAAACTGGGCACGGACGGGCTCCTCAGAGGACACCCTGATAACTGGGGGTTCCCCACTTGGAGCTGTTCTGGCAGGAGGTGTGGAAAGAGGCTGCGATTATGTCAGAAGCAGCCGGCAGGTCCCTGGAGAGCAAGGGTGTGAATTTCATGAATTCTGAGCATTCCATGGCCAGTGATCAACTTAACCCAACAGGGACAcacattcttggtggtggagtttATGGACAGCCCCTTGGGGTCCATTTCAGtgacaatcactgtcatcccgttgttcatcgatttattcaaacgggcaccagtaacgtctccattcgtcccagccctgagattttggcagcctctccttacttattttacccaacgattggaggctcttctcagggtcaggggaatgagacctgtcattgttcctgcatttggcgtatcgaatacgccacggggagctggccaggctcttccgtgcagccTGGATCGGTGACAATGGCCCTCCAGAAGGTCtaattttatttgtctgttttgctggcttttgggggtttgttttgtttatgtatttgggtcccacccggcgatgctcagggctgactcctggctctgcactcagggatcactcctggcggtgctcgggggaccctaggagatgccggggatcgaacccgggtgggccgagtgccaggcccacgccctccccactgtgctgtcgctccagccccgccactctcttcattttaatttttttatcgtttttttttcagtgagagAATTGTGATGTACAAAATGATTGATAGTTTTGTTTTAAGCACATAATATTTCAGcgccaattccaccaccagtgtcaacttcccttcccCCCAtgtccccatattccctccccacccaaccctgcaccGTCTTGGCCTGTCAGGTGGACAGACGTGTgacaaagttcagtggttgcCGCTTCGATCTTGTGGTTTCGGGGTCTGTGTTTGGGTCTGTGGCTGCACCCTTCACCGTGTCGCGGGTCAAACTCAGGCCCTGACACCTGCTCACTCGTTACTTCCCGTTCTCTTCTCCctgccttgatttctttccttctctgtctcctctctaaaaaCTGGGGTCCAGGGTGATCTAGATGCCTGCCTCTACCACAACACGTTTCCTCAGCTGATATTCTGTCTACCGCAGATAACAGAGACCATcctgccttctttctctctccttctgccttCTGCCACTCAATGCCATTTCTCATTCCATCTCCAACACCATTGCAGCACGTGGTGTGATTCCATCATTCTTCggagctgcgtagtattccattgtgtatacatgccACATCTTCACAATGTCCTCTGTCCTTGTCCTTCACGGTGTCCTCTGTCCTTGGACACTGAGGTTGATTCCTATCTTAGCTGAGCTCAGTGATGAGTACGGGTCCTTTTGAGAGAGGGTCtttatgtcctgggggtagatgtcCCCCAGTGGAACTGTTGGCTCGTATGAATGCTCAGGTCtaggctgtctctccagcccctaaaatagttttgttttgttgttgttgttttataggctgagggctgagcgatagcacagcggggagggcgtttgcctggcacgcggccgacccgggttcgatccccggcatcccctagggtcccccgagcaccgccaggagtgatccttgagtgcagagccagaagtcagccctgagctcgctgggtgggaccccccaaaaaaacgcaaaaaagaaaaaaaaaaaagaaaagcagagggatccctgagccctgcgtCCCGGCCTCACCCCTGCGTGGGCACAGCCTGGTCCTAGGAGAACCGCCAGGCTCCGTGGCGGCTCCGGGCCTaggcgggaggggggggcagcCCCCCAGCCTAAGGGGATGCTGAGCCGCCTCGTCCGACTGGGGACCAAGGGCCCCTCCCGAGTCTGGCCTGGCCCTTGGCCGCACAGCCCGGTGACGGTGACACAGCCGCACCCAGGCAAGCTCTGAGGCCGGGTGTGTGTTCAGAGGGTCCGACTCTCCCTCCTCTGAGACTCTTTGTGATGGAGGAGATGCAAGTCTGGGAGGTGGCAATCACACACTAGGACACAAAGAGCTCGGATCACACAAataccccgccacacacacacacacatacacacatacacacacatacacacatacacacatacacacacatacacacacatacacacatacacacacaaataccccgccccccccacacatacacatacacacacaaataccccaccacacacacacatacacacacatacacacatacacacacatacacacacatacacacatacacacatacacacacaaatatcccgccctcccacacacatacacatacacacatacacacacaaataccccgccacacacacacacacaaatacccctgccacacacatacacacatgcatacacacatacacacaaatattctcaccacacacatacacacatacacgcatacacacacatacacacacaaagacccctgccacacacatacacacatgcatacacacatgcacacaaatattttcaccacacacatacacacaaatacccctgccacacacacacacatacacacacaaatatccccaccacacaaaaacacatacacacacatacacacaaatattcctgccacacacatacacacacaaatatccccgccacacacacacatacacacacgaatattcccaccacacacacacacacacacacacacacacacacacggccccagCTCCCATTTTCCTGGTGGTCCTGTGTTTGGCCCGAGCTGCGGCTGGTCAGGGTTCCAGCCGGGACTGTTCCCTAAGGCGGCCCTGCTCCCGCCCTGACCCACATTCTGGCTTATGTAAGCCAAAGGGGCAGGGGACAGCCCCGCCCAGCGCCAACCGCACAGCTGTGTTCTTGGAGAGTGTGGACGCCACAGCTGCCCGGGCTCTAGGAATCCagtgctccctctccctctctccctctctccctctccctccctctctccctctccctccctctctctccctctctctctccctctccctccctctccctctctccctctctctccctctccctccctctctccctctccctctctctctccctctccctctctctccctctctccctctctctctcctctccctctctctccctctctccctctccctctctctctccctctctctccctctctctctccgtctctccctccctctctctctccgtctccctccctccctctccctctctccctctctctccctctctctccctctctccctctctctccctctctctccctctctctccctctctctccctctctccctctctctccctctccctccctctctccctctctttttccctctctctctttctctccctccctccctccctccctccctctctcccccttctctctctctctttctctctcttccccattttaaaatctgttcctagtggggctggagcgatagcacagtggtagggtgttcgcctttcacgtggccgaccgggcGGGGTgggattcctttgtccctctcggagagcccggcaagctaccaagagtatcgcaccacacaccagcagagcctggcaagctccccgtggcgtattggatatgccaaaaacagtaacaataaggctctcaatgagagacgttactggtgcccgctcgaaccaaccgatgagcaacgggatgacagtgacagtgacagtgttcctAGTGAcaacatttattttgaaagacAGGAATACACACTGATGTTTTAAtgaacagaactttttttttttaagtttgtgtcAAAAAAAGCCCAAATCAACCCTTGGTCCATTCTGGAGGAAGAATCCAGTGTTGGTGTGTGTCTGGGCACCCCAGACCCAGAATTCTTACCTGTAAGCCGCATCACCTGCTGATACAGTtagttttatttactcatttattttatggctttttgggtcccacccgacgatgctcagggctgactcctggctctgcactcaggaatcactcctggtggtgctcaggggaccctatgggatgctgggaatcaaacccaggtcatccgtgtgccaggcaaatgctctatgcattgtactatcactctggccccagtttcctttaatttttttttatttattgttttgctttttgggtcccacatggcaatgctcagggctgactcctggctctgcactcaggaatcactcctggcagtgctcgggggaccttacgggatgctgggaatcgaacctaggttggccgggtgcaaggcaaatgctctacccattgtactatcactctggcccccagtttcctttttttttttatatatttttttgcttttcgggtcccacccagcgatgctcagggctgactcctggctctgcactcaggaatcactcttggcagtgctcgggggaccctatgggatgccggggatcgaacccgggccggccgcatgccaggccaacgccctccccgctgtgctgtggctccgggGAGCTAAGTCGTGATCCAAGCATCCCTCTTGCTcttgtccgtccgtctgtcccgCCCTTCCCCTCCTCCGCCACCCCGTCCTGCCCCCAGATGGGGTGGCCCGCCTTCCGCGCCTTCCTGAAGACAGAGTTCAGCGAGGAGAACCTGGAGTTCTGGCTGGCCTGCGAGGACTTCAAGAAGACGCGCTCCGCGGGCAAGCTGGCCGCCAAGGCCCTGCGCATCTTCGAGGAGTTCGTGGACGTGCAGGCACCCCGCGAGGTGGGCGCCGGCGGCCGGGCCCTgtcccccgggggcggggggggcagcggggggagtcaggggcggggcagggggaccctgtggaggAGGGAATCGTCGTGCCGGGGCAGGTGGCGGGTTTCATCTCCAAGATGCTGGAGGAGGCAGCCACGGTTCTGCTCCGTTAAACACGGATCAGCAGGAGGCGGTTCCCGGAAGACCCTTGGCGCCCAGGGCGGGGCAGATCTGGGCCGGCACCCCCAGGGGACAGAGAGCACTGCTCTCTGTTCCTgccttcattcctcccttctttcctccctccctcccctccccccctccctccctccctcactcactcactttctctttccttccttccttcctctctccttccttccttccttccttccttcctccctccctcccccttctttctttctttctttctttctttctttctttctttctttctttctttctttctttctttctttctttctttctttcttccttccttcctttctttctttctttctttcttccttccttccttccctccctccctccctccccctcctttctttctttctttctttctttctttctttctttctttctttctttctttctttcttttctttctttctttctttctttcttttctttctttctttctttctttctttcttccttccttcctccctccctccccttcttccttccttccttccttccttccttccttccttccttccttccttccttccttccttcctccctccctccccttctttctttctttctttctttctttctttctttctttctttctttctttctttctttctttctttctttctttctttctttctccttccttccttccttccttccttccttccttccttccttccttccttccttcctttctctccaccgtgacatagatccttacaaagctgtccatgattgggtatcaatcatacaatgttcaacacccgtccctccaccagtgcgcatttcccaccaccaatgtccccaggttttcctcccatcaccccccaaaagTGCCTTTACGGCAGgtacttttcctcttcctcctcctctctctccttgtgtGCATCATGTTTTATCAAGACAGCTGCTCAGTGGTCCTCATGTTTGTTCAGCATTTTTATCAGGACAGTTGGCTGGAGTAGCTTtcttaactgggtggcagctccGGGGCGTGGACGTGACTGTTGGCACCCCTgggagtacagggaggtggggggaggtagcccatcatGACCCCAAGGAAGCAGTCACAAAAcctgagggttttgtttgtttgtttgtttgtttttgttttgctctttttgggtcccacccctggctctgcactcaggaattactcctgacggtgcctggggaaccctatgggatgctgggaatcgaaccccagtcagccgcgtgccaggcaaacgccctcccccgctgtgctatcgctccggccccacaaaccccgagtttttcagcagattgcATTTCAGTGAGGTCCGTCCCGAGATGGTGGGGTCCTGCCGGGGGGTGtttggtggcaattttggattgtgggagcaagcggctgcCGGGGGCCCTGTTTGGGCGGGAACTGAGGTAACCCGGCCCCTCTCACGTGCCTCCGTTGTCTGATGCCACTCGCTAGCTCAGAACCGCCCGTTCTCGGGGGGACCCGAGAGAGTCGGATGCAAGTTCCCCAGATGAGACTCTTCCCTCCAGCTTGGGTGGGGTCAGCTCTGACCCCAGGATGGGTGGGCCCCCTCACCTCAgctctctgtttgtctgtctgtctgtctgtctgtctgtctgtctgtctgtctctccaggtCAACATCGACTTCCAAGACCCGAGAAACCACCAGGAAAAACATCCAGGAGCCGTCCCCGAGCTGCTTCGACCAGGCGCAGGGCAAAGTGCACAGCCTGATGGAGAAGGACTCGTACCCCCGGTTCCTGCGGTCCAAGATGTACCTAGACCTGCTTTCGCAAAGCCAGCGGCGGCTCAGCTAGGCCTCGGACAGCGGCTGGGACTGGAGTCTAGAAACATCCTGGcgagggggcgggggtccccgagGCAGTGAGGCGGGCTGGAGGCCGGGGGTCTCCGgagggctgccccccacccccagccccacccggcCATGGGCCCACCATATCCCTTCCTGCCTCTGGTCCAGCCGCTGGCCCTTTGTCCGCCACGGTACCCCCTTGCGTCTGACCCCATCTGTATATAACACCCGTACGACTTCCCACCCCGAATCTGCACGGTCCTCGGGAGTTTGACCCTGAGGCGTGTCCGCTGGTCCCCGCCCAGGAATAGCTTAGGAGGGCCTGGTCAGCGCTGGGCATCACCAAGGCCCAGGTGGGCGTGTCACTGAAGGGAGAGGTTCTGGGGAGGGGGAGTTCCCAGGGCCGGGATGATTGATGCTTCCACGGAGATGCTGCTTCCTTCGCCTGGGGTCGGGGGTCGGGGTCAAAGGTCGGGACCACGGGCCGTGTTAGTCTAGGAGATGCTCCAGACCTCCCCCGTTGGCCATTCTAGAAGCTTCTCCTGACTCTCCGATGGGGAATGCCCAAGAAGACGTCTGTCCCACCAGTCTCCTTGCTGGGAGCGGAGTGACCCCAGGAGTcggcggaggggggggggaccCCGGGACTTCCTGCTGCTTCACACCCCCTCTGATCTCGCCTCCCTGCGTGTGGCTGAGCTCCGGGGACCACCGAGGAGgctgaggcaggaggaggagactCAGAATCCTGCGCCCGTGTCCCCGTCACTCAGCACAACCAAGGCGGAAGAGCAGGGGGCCCGGCCGGCGGTCCCCAGCCCGCTCCGGGCAGCATCTCGCCCCTCTGGCCCCGTCCTCCTTCGTCTCTTCACGTCGGGGACTTGAACCCGgaactggggggggcgggggggaggcctGGGTGGAGACATCTAGGCGTGGAGGAGCTTTCACAGACGCCCGCGGGGGACCCCGGGGCTGCTCCCCCAGCTCTGTCCAGAAGCTCCCACAGAGCGGGTGGAGAGTGCCCAAGACCACCCGGAGGACCCCACGAACAACAccggctggggggagggggggccagGAAGGCAGAGGCCGGAGACCAAATCACCGAGATCTGACTGGAGCGGTCAGGAGATCGTTCTCGGTCCGTGGAACGGGATTCACGTGGGGCGTCCGTGGGCTGGAGCCCGTCTGGAGTCTGGGGCCGGAACCCGCGTGGGGACAGGGGTTCACACGGGAAGTCTGGGGCCGGAACCCGCGCGGGAAGTCCGTGGACTTGGATTCCGTGGATTGGGATTCATGTGGATTCCGTGGACTGGGATTCACGTGGAATTCTGTGGACTGAGATTCACGTGGAATTCTGTGGACTGGGATTCATGTGGATTCTGTGGGCTGGGATTCACGTGGAATTCCGTGGACTGGGATTCCATGGATTCCGTAGACTGGGACTCGTGGATTCCATGGGCTGGGATTCTCGTAGATTTCATGGATTGGGATTCACATGGATTCCGTGGACTGGGATTCATGTGGAATTCCGTGGGCTGGGATTCTCGTGGATTTCATGGATTGAGATTCACGTGGATTCCGTGGACTGGGATTCTTGTGGATTCCGTGGACTGGGATTCATGTGGAATTCCGTGGACTGGGACTCACGTGGAATTCCATGGGCTGGGATTCCGTGGATACCATGGATTGGGATTCACGTGGATTCCATGGACTGAGATTCACGTGGATTCCATGGACTGAGATTTATGTGGATTCCGTGGATAGGGACTCACGTGGATTCCATGGACTGGGACTCACGTGGATTCCGTGGACGGGGATTCTCGTGGAGTCTGTGCAATGGGACTCCCGTGGGAAGTTCGTGGACTGGGATTCACGTGGAGCCCGTGGACTGAGAATCACCCCAGAAGTCTGTGGCCGTGTCTGAGctcccaggggccggagagacgcCTCCTCCCGGAGGGCACGGGCCCTGTCTCCTGTGCTGGACACGGGCGTCCCGTCTCCTCCTCTGCCCAGTGGTACGGTGGCTATTTCCTTCCCGGCCACGGCCCCACGCCAGGCCGGGGCTCTCCCATGCTGCCGCTGTTTGAGGCCCCCAGGCCGCGTGTCGGGCTGTGAGTCGGGGCTGGCGTGTCCGTCTACACCACCTGAGAGAAACAACACGCCCGTCCAGGCTCAGCAAGGCCCTCTGGTGCCCCTGCCGTGCCCAGGGGCCGTTCCTAGTTAGATCAGGTGGTattccccctgcacccctcacccAGGTCCAAACaacgcccccccacacacacaccacacagagctGACGCTGCCACATCCGGCCAAAGGGGAAACTCCCCAACAGGGTACTTGGAACACTGTTTACACTGGCGGGGCCGGCAGAGCTGCAGGGGATCCTCAGGAGAGAACGCAGAAATCAGGGGCATCCCAGCTCGCACCCGGGACCCACCCACCAGGCGGAAGGTGATGTCCTAGTGCCGGGTGACGCCCTCTCCCCCAGGGCTCGGACCGTGAACCCCCAACCCTGGGTCTCGCTACTCAGTGATGTCCGGGGTGGGCCACGCACATGATGCTTTgtgacctctgtgtgtgtgtgtgtgtgcgtgtgtgtgcgtgcgtgtgtgtgcgcgtgtgtgtgtggatgAGTGGGTGTATACACAGGGGTACACTCCAGATGTGGGCGCCCCTCCTCCAGAGACCCCCCTCTTGGACGCTGACTTTCAGGCCCCCCTTGCCCCaaatcctcccccccccacccccaccctcccccatttGGTCTGTGATGAAGCAAAGAGTAATGTTTACACTTGTAGAGCAATAGCCAAGCATACCTCATCCCCGACCCCACATGTCTGCAGCCGGGCCCCCCATTagccgcctccccctgcccccgacccccccaccgcccccctacCGCAGACCCGTGCCCGGCTGGGGCCTCCCTCTGGGCTTGGGGCTTCTCTGTTCCCTGGATCTGAGAGTGTCGCCACCTGACCCCCGGGGTCCTGAGATTCCTGGTAACGTTCtgccagcccaccccccacccccaaacccaggcCGGGAAATCTCGGGGGGCTGAGGTGAGGAGGGGTCCCCTG is a window from the Sorex araneus isolate mSorAra2 unplaced genomic scaffold, mSorAra2.pri scaffold_174, whole genome shotgun sequence genome containing:
- the LOC101549210 gene encoding LOW QUALITY PROTEIN: regulator of G-protein signaling 8 (The sequence of the model RefSeq protein was modified relative to this genomic sequence to represent the inferred CDS: deleted 2 bases in 2 codons); the protein is MAALLMPRRNKGMRTRLGCLSHKSDSCSDFTAILPDKPNRALKRLSTEEATRWADSFDVLLAHKYGVAAFRAFLKTEFSEENLEFWLACEDFKKTRSAGKLAAKALRIFEEFVDVQAPREVNIDFQTRETTRKNIQEPSPSCFDQAQGKVHSLMEKDSYPRFLRSKMYLDLLSQSQRRLS